In Mangifera indica cultivar Alphonso chromosome 1, CATAS_Mindica_2.1, whole genome shotgun sequence, a single genomic region encodes these proteins:
- the LOC123221046 gene encoding exocyst complex component EXO70H1-like yields the protein MPRKGMRSICFNPKTTSLLSIPRQPRPTPALLTNRPSFSESTMEKIIESATEMITKWDPDSSTYARVTSLFYEDKREAMQFLKCVNGLQKAMHLLVSEDSASEKLIQAQNLMQIAMKRLQKEFYQILSMNRAHLDPESVSTRSSRSTRSSISDYEDDGEDDVRVAGDSITEVEEESSIAMADLKSIADCMISAGYAKECISIYKIIRKSIIDEGIYRLGVERFSNSQINKMDWEALDIKIKNWLDAVKIAMRTLFNGERILCDHVFASSDSIKESCFGDISKEGALILFSFPELVAKTKKSPPEKMFRVLGMYTAIAENWPEIESIFSHESISTVRLQALNSLVKLNESVRGMISDFESSIQKDSSKFLAPGGGIHPLTVQAMNYLSLLADYSNVLTDILADWPPPAKSSLPESYFDSPDSTDGPAPSITLHVTWLILVLLCKLDTKAKLYKDVSLSYLFLANNLQHVVSKVRTSNLQYLLGDEWINRHEAKVRQFAANYERVAWDQVVKSLPANPTAAIAPDQAKDYFTKFQSSFEQVCKQQRSCIVPDSKLRDYIKLSIERKLVAKYRELYDKHRLTVEGENNAGMVVRFSPGDVGNYLSELFFGKIEASGSGSRSSSSHRRHLRLKA from the coding sequence ATGCCGAGAAAGGGAATGAGAAGCATCTGCTTTAACCCCAAAACGACGTCGTTGCTGTCCATCCCTCGTCAACCAAGACCTACTCCGGCTCTGTTAACAAATCGTCCCAGCTTTTCTGAATCAACAATGGAGAAAATCATTGAATCGGCGACGGAAATGATCACCAAATGGGATCCCGACTCATCGACGTATGCTAGAGTGACTTCTCTCTTTTACGAGGATAAGAGAGAAGCCATGCAGTTCTTGAAGTGCGTTAATGGTCTACAGAAAGCTATGCATTTGTTAGTTTCAGAAGATTCGGCTTCTGAAAAACTAATCCAAGCTCAAAATTTGATGCAAATTGCGATGAAGAGACTGCAAAAAGAGTTTTACCAAATACTCTCCATGAATCGGGCGCACTTGGATCCGGAATCAGTCTCCACAAGATCATCAAGATCTACCAGATCGAGCATCTCAGATTACGAAGACGACGGAGAGGATGATGTTCGAGTAGCAGGCGATTCCATCACGGAAGTAGAAGAAGAATCTTCAATCGCCATGGCGGATTTGAAATCCATAGCCGATTGCATGATTTCCGCAGGCTATGCTAAAGAATGTATAAGCATTTACAAAATCATACGCAAATCAATTATCGATGAAGGTATCTATCGTCTTGGTGTGGAACGGTTCAGCAATTCTCAAATCAACAAAATGGACTGGGAAGCTCTTGATATTAAAATCAAGAACTGGTTAGACGCCGTGAAGATCGCCATGAGAACACTCTTCAACGGAGAAAGAATCCTCTGCGATCACGTCTTCGCTTCCTCAGACTCCATTAAAGAGTCTTGCTTTGGCGATATCTCCAAAGAAGGGGCTTTAATTCTGTTTAGCTTCCCAGAGCTCGTCGCTAAGACGAAGAAATCGCCTCCGGAGAAAATGTTTCGTGTGCTTGGGATGTACACAGCCATAGCTGAAAACTGGCCGGAGATTGAATCAATCTTCTCCCACGAATCAATCTCCACCGTCCGATTACAGGCTCTCAATTCACTCGTTAAACTCAACGAGTCAGTCCGTGGAATGATTTCAGATTTCGAGTCGTCAATACAAAAAGACTCGTCAAAATTCCTCGCCCCCGGCGGCGGAATTCATCCCTTAACCGTCCAAGCAATGAATTATCTTTCCCTCCTCGCCGATTACAGCAACGTTCTAACCGATATTCTCGCCGACTGGCCCCCGCCAGCAAAATCATCCTTGCCGGAATCTTACTTCGACAGTCCAGACTCCACCGACGGACCGGCGCCGTCCATCACTTTACACGTAACGTGGCTCATTCTTGTTCTTCTATGCAAACTTGATACCAAGGCAAAACTTTACAAGGACGTCTCTTTGTCATACCTATTCTTGGCAAACAATCTTCAACACGTCGTATCAAAAGTCCGTACATCGAATTTGCAATACCTCCTGGGCGACGAATGGATTAATCGGCACGAAGCGAAAGTGAGACAGTTTGCCGCCAACTACGAGCGGGTAGCATGGGACCAAGTTGTCAAATCATTACCGGCGAATCCGACGGCCGCGATTGCACCGGATCAAGCGAAAGATTATTTTACGAAATTTCAGTCCAGTTTTGAGCAAGTGTGCAAGCAACAGAGATCGTGTATCGTGCCGGACTCGAAATTGCGGGACTATATTAAGTTGTCTATCGAGAGAAAGCTGGTGGCGAAATATCGGGAGTTGTATGATAAGCATAGATTAACAGTGGAAGGAGAAAATAATGCCGGGATGGTGGTGAGATTTTCGCCGGGAGACGTCGGAAATTACTTGTCAGAGCTGTTCTTTGGAAAGATTGAAGCTTCTGGTTCTGGAAGTCGGAGTTCGTCCTCTCATCGGCGGCATTTGCGGTTGAAAGCTTAG
- the LOC123221054 gene encoding exocyst complex component EXO70H1-like, which yields MPRKGMRSICFNPKTTSLISIPRQPRPTPALLTNRPSFSESTMEKIIESATEMITKWDPDSSTFARVTSLFYEDKREAMQFLKCVNGLQKAMHLLVSEDSASEKLIQAQNLMQIAMKRLQKEFYQILSMNRAHLDPESVSTRSSRSTRSSISDYEDDGEDDVRVAGDSITEVEEESSIAMADLKSIADCMISAGYAKECISIYKIIRKSIIDEGIYRLGVERFSNSQINKMDWEALDIKIKNWLDAVKIAMRTLFNGERILCDHVFASSDSIKESCFSDISKEGALILFSFPELVAKTKKSPPEKMFRVLGMYTAIAENWPEIESIFSHESVSTVRLQAINSLVKLNESVRGMISDFESSIQKDSSKFLAPGGGIHPLTVQAMNYLSLLADYSNVLTDILADWPPPAKSSLPESYFDSPDSTDGPAPSITLHVAWLILVLLCKLDTKAKLYKDVSLSYLFLANNLQHVVSKVRTSNLQYLLGDEWINRHEAKVRQFAANYERVAWDQVFKSLPANPTAAIAPDQAKDYFTKFQSSFEQVYKQQRSCIVPDSKLRDYIKLSIERKLVAKYRELYDKHRLTVEGENNAGMVVRFSPGDVGNYLSELFFGKIEASGSGSRSSSSHRRHSWLKA from the coding sequence ATGCCGAGAAAGGGAATGAGAAGCATCTGCTTTAACCCCAAAACGACGTCGTTGATCTCCATCCCTCGTCAACCAAGACCTACTCCGGCTCTGTTAACAAATCGTCCCAGCTTTTCTGAATCAACAATGGAGAAAATCATTGAATCCGCGACGGAAATGATCACCAAATGGGATCCCGACTCATCGACGTTTGCTAGAGTGACTTCTCTCTTTTACGAGGATAAGAGAGAAGCCATGCAGTTCTTGAAGTGCGTTAATGGTCTACAGAAAGCTATGCATTTGTTAGTTTCAGAAGATTCGGCTTCTGAAAAACTAATCCAAGCTCAAAATTTGATGCAAATTGCGATGAAGAGACTGCAAAAAGAGTTTTACCAAATACTCTCCATGAATCGGGCGCACTTGGATCCAGAATCAGTCTCCACAAGATCATCAAGATCTACCAGATCGAGCATCTCAGATTACGAAGACGACGGAGAGGATGATGTTCGAGTAGCAGGCGATTCCATCACGGAAGTAGAAGAAGAATCTTCAATCGCCATGGCGGATTTGAAATCCATAGCCGATTGCATGATTTCCGCAGGCTATGCTAAAGAATGTATAAGCATTTACAAAATCATACGCAAATCAATTATCGATGAAGGTATCTATCGTCTTGGTGTGGAACGGTTCAGCAATTCTCAAATCAACAAAATGGACTGGGAAGCTCTTGATATTAAAATCAAGAACTGGTTAGACGCCGTGAAGATCGCCATGAGAACACTCTTCAACGGAGAAAGAATACTCTGCGATCACGTCTTCGCTTCCTCAGACTCCATTAAAGAGTCTTGCTTTAGCGATATCTCCAAAGAAGGGGCTTTAATTCTGTTTAGCTTCCCAGAGCTCGTCGCTAAGACGAAGAAATCGCCTCCGGAGAAAATGTTTCGTGTGCTTGGGATGTACACAGCCATAGCTGAAAACTGGCCGGAGATTGAATCAATCTTCTCCCACGAATCAGTCTCCACCGTCCGACTACAGGCTATTAATTCACTCGTTAAACTCAACGAGTCAGTCCGTGGAATGATTTCAGATTTCGAGTCGTCAATACAGAAAGACTCGTCAAAATTCCTCGCCCCCGGCGGCGGAATTCATCCCTTAACCGTCCAAGCAATGAATTATCTTTCCCTCCTCGCCGATTACAGCAACGTTCTAACCGATATTCTCGCCGACTGGCCCCCGCCAGCAAAATCATCCTTGCCGGAATCTTACTTCGACAGTCCAGACTCCACCGACGGGCCGGCGCCGTCCATCACTTTACACGTGGCGTGGCTCATTCTTGTTCTTCTATGCAAACTTGATACCAAGGCAAAACTTTACAAGGACGTCTCTTTGTCATACCTATTCTTGGCAAACAATCTTCAACACGTCGTATCAAAAGTCCGTACATCGAATTTGCAATACCTCCTGGGCGACGAATGGATTAATCGGCACGAAGCGAAAGTGAGACAGTTTGCTGCCAACTACGAGCGGGTAGCATGGGACCAAGTTTTCAAATCATTACCGGCGAATCCGACGGCCGCGATTGCACCGGATCAAGCGAAAGATTATTTTACGAAATTTCAGTCCAGTTTTGAGCAAGTGTACAAGCAACAGAGATCGTGTATCGTGCCGGACTCGAAATTGCGGGACTATATTAAGTTGTCTATCGAGAGAAAGCTGGTGGCGAAATATCGGGAGTTGTATGATAAGCATAGATTAACAGTGGAAGGAGAAAATAATGCCGGGATGGTGGTGAGATTTTCGCCAGGAGACGTCGGAAATTACTTGTCAGAGCTGTTCTTTGGAAAGATTGAAGCTTCTGGTTCTGGAAGTCGGAGTTCGTCTTCTCATCGGCGGCATTCGTGGTTGAAAGCTTAG